From Candidatus Neptunochlamydia vexilliferae:
TATCTTGTTGATTTTCAAGCAAGTTATTTCGTAAGATTTATGAGAATTTTCTTCTTTTTTCCAGAACCTAAAAGAAGATACTTGGCGCCGATAACATGTTTTGATTCGATTAAAAAAGTGGGGTCTTCTACTTTTTCGTTGTTGAGATAGGCCCCTCCATTTTTAATGAGGCGGACCGCTTCCCCTTTACTTGTGACCAGAGCTGCTTTTGCCGCAACATCGGCATATTTTTGATCGACAATCTCATCTGTTTTCATGGTGACGCTTGGCATATCGCGGGCAATTTCTTTTAAACTGTCGGGGTCAAGGGTTGCTTTGGAGCCAGGAGCTGCTGCTTCGGTGACCTTAAGGGCAATCGCGACTCCTTCTTCTCCATGAACAAAGCGGGTCACCTCTTCGGCAAGCTTTTTTTGTGCTTCATTGGGAGTGAAGTTTCCCGATGCAATCGCTTGGGCATACCGATCGATCTCTTCACTTTCCATAAAGGTGAGCATCCGCATGAGTTGGATCACATCGGCATCAGCAACACGGACAAGGTATTGATAGAATTGGTAAGGAGAGGTCCTTTCGGGATCGAGCCAGATCGCTCCCTCTTCACTTTTTCCAAATTTTGCTCCATCGCTCCGCATTAAAAGGGGAAAGGTCATTCCAAAAATGGGGGGACCGTCGAGTTTTCGGTTAAGCTCGATTCCAGCTGTAATGTTTCCCCACTGGTCGCTTCCTCCCATCTGGAGGTAGACCTCTTCGGCGCGAGCTAAGTGATAAAAATCATACCCCTGAAGGATCTGATAGCTAAACTCTGTAAAGCTCATCCCCTCTTCCGATTCGATCCGGCTCCGCACACTTTCTTTTCCAAGCATTGGACCAATCCGAAAGTGTTTCCCCACATCGCGTAAAAAATCAATCAATCCAAAGTTGCCTAACCACTCTCCGTTATTAAGGAGAACAGGGCAGTCTAAAAGACGCTCGAGTTGTTTCCCGATGGCTGCGATATTTTTTTCAAGCGTCTCTGAGGTGAGAAGGGGGCGCTCGGTTGATTTTCCTGAAGGGTCACCGATTTTCCCCGTTCCCCCACCTAAAAGGGCGACAGGGGTGTGACCAAACTTTTGGAGCCACGCCAGCGCTACGATCCCCACCAGGTTGCCCAAGTGCAAACTATCTGCTGTCGGATCAAAGCCAATGTAGCCTTTAAGAGGACTTTCGGCCCGTTTCTTGAGCTCATCACTCGTTATATTGTCGATGAAGCCCCGTTTTTCTAAAAAATCAATGAGATTACCCATGGGAACCAGTCTACCCTAGAAAAAGATTTAGCTCAAGGCTTCTTAAGAGCATCCATAAGGGAAGAGACTTTTTGGCTGATTGATGCCGCATTTTGGTTCTCGTCAAAAAGGGAGATCGACTTCTTTTTGAGAGCGGTACGGGTGGCCGCGTGTCGGGCGATCCACCTTTGGATCTCTGAAGATTTTCGTTTAAGGGCCTGAGGGGTGATCCCTTGATCCATCTCTTCTAGACGACGACGGAGCTTTTCCCTTGTCTTTCTTACTTTAACACTTTCTTCTGCAACTTTTCCTACCATAGCTCTAAGCTTAACAAATAAAAGTCTTGCCGTCAATAAAATAATTCCACAAAATCAAGAACATGGAAGATGTGATGAAACGGGCAGCCGGAATCCGAGCGGCAGAATTTATTGAAAATGGGATGCTTGTCGGGCTAGGAACAGGCTCGACCGTCTTTTATTTTATTGAGCGGCTCATCGAGCGGGTGAAGAAAGGGCTTGATATTCAGGTGGTTTCTAGCTCTCTTGCATCGGAAAAGCTGGCTCGGGAGGGAGGGATTCCCATTGCTGATGTCAATGAGATCACTTCGATACACATCACTGTTGATGGGGCCGATGAGATCGACCCTGAAAAAAGGATGATCAAAGGGGGTGGGGGCGCTCTTCTTAGGGAAAAGATCCTCGCCAACACAAGTCGGGAGATGGTGGTGATCGTCGATGAGACCAAGGTGGTCGAAAAGCTAGGAAAACATCCCCTTCCGGTTGAGATTCTCCCTTTTGGGCAAGAGGCAACGGTCGATAAAATCAAAAAATCGGGTTTCCAAGGCACACTTCGTGAGCATAATAAGGATGGCCCCTATGTGACCGATAATGGGAATTTGATCTATGACATTCATTTTGAAACCCTTCGTGATGATCCTGAAAGGGACCATGAAAGGCTCATCCACATCCCAGGTGTCTTAGAGACAGGGTTTTTCTTCAACCTTGCCGGCCGCGTCCTTGTTGGAAAAAGTAACGGAGAAGTTGATCACTGGAGCTAGCTGCGCTATAATGAAAGAAAGCAAGGGGGAGGGAGCATGGACTTTGAACTTATTCCGGTGCAGTTCAATAAGATCCTACAATCACAAAACTATACGGTCTTCATTTTGGGGACTGAAGAAAAGCAGT
This genomic window contains:
- the tyrS gene encoding tyrosine--tRNA ligase encodes the protein MGNLIDFLEKRGFIDNITSDELKKRAESPLKGYIGFDPTADSLHLGNLVGIVALAWLQKFGHTPVALLGGGTGKIGDPSGKSTERPLLTSETLEKNIAAIGKQLERLLDCPVLLNNGEWLGNFGLIDFLRDVGKHFRIGPMLGKESVRSRIESEEGMSFTEFSYQILQGYDFYHLARAEEVYLQMGGSDQWGNITAGIELNRKLDGPPIFGMTFPLLMRSDGAKFGKSEEGAIWLDPERTSPYQFYQYLVRVADADVIQLMRMLTFMESEEIDRYAQAIASGNFTPNEAQKKLAEEVTRFVHGEEGVAIALKVTEAAAPGSKATLDPDSLKEIARDMPSVTMKTDEIVDQKYADVAAKAALVTSKGEAVRLIKNGGAYLNNEKVEDPTFLIESKHVIGAKYLLLGSGKKKKILINLTK
- the rpiA gene encoding ribose 5-phosphate isomerase A is translated as MKRAAGIRAAEFIENGMLVGLGTGSTVFYFIERLIERVKKGLDIQVVSSSLASEKLAREGGIPIADVNEITSIHITVDGADEIDPEKRMIKGGGGALLREKILANTSREMVVIVDETKVVEKLGKHPLPVEILPFGQEATVDKIKKSGFQGTLREHNKDGPYVTDNGNLIYDIHFETLRDDPERDHERLIHIPGVLETGFFFNLAGRVLVGKSNGEVDHWS